Proteins encoded by one window of Desulforegula conservatrix Mb1Pa:
- a CDS encoding CotH kinase family protein → MGFKGKIIPVLFLALLAVWFVSGCNSSSTSSSDTDTKDASSDEDEVVRPEGWTAKTHGNKADPDYSVVFPDNAVGRIDITISATDWQAMMTDENLVSAFGEFGSKAGTGTGNGTGTSPGGAGVPPALPDGSNPQTPGTSPGGTTPPAMPEGMTPPSDGTTPGGTTASSGTGLPDAGAALEMSENPEWKPCTFMCNGLTWNYVGVRFKGNSSLSSTWSKGIYKLPLRFEFDQFEDEYPAIKNQRFYGFKTLSMSSGYNDDSLIREKVAADIFRNLGVPSPKAAFYRVYVDCGDGSGSKYFGLYTMVEVPDKPMLNAYFGNSEGNLYKPSGSTATFGSGALSEDDFDKENNKDDADYSDVNALYTAVNDSSSDASTWKSNLEKVFDVDGFLKWLAVNTVIQNWDTYGVMAHNYYLYNNGGRLAWIPWDNNESLKGSDSGLAGVNAMAGGMGSRTLSLELDESSLASWPLISRIIAQPEYRSLYDSYVDKTVTDYFNTSIMQPIFLKAHDLISDYVIGDEGEKAGYTLLSNEAAFLGSVDSLNSHVVSRTEAVGAYLGR, encoded by the coding sequence ATGGGTTTTAAAGGAAAAATTATTCCGGTTTTATTTCTGGCTTTGCTTGCAGTCTGGTTTGTGTCCGGATGTAACAGCAGTAGCACCAGCAGCAGCGATACAGACACAAAAGACGCCTCATCCGACGAAGATGAAGTGGTTAGGCCAGAAGGCTGGACTGCTAAAACCCATGGGAATAAAGCCGATCCTGATTATTCTGTGGTTTTTCCTGACAATGCTGTTGGTCGCATAGATATCACGATATCCGCGACTGACTGGCAGGCAATGATGACTGATGAAAATCTTGTGTCTGCCTTCGGGGAATTCGGCTCAAAGGCCGGAACTGGAACAGGAAATGGTACAGGGACGAGTCCTGGTGGCGCAGGAGTTCCACCTGCTTTGCCGGATGGCTCTAATCCACAGACTCCGGGAACGAGTCCTGGCGGAACCACTCCGCCTGCAATGCCTGAAGGCATGACTCCGCCTTCTGACGGTACTACTCCTGGCGGCACCACTGCTTCAAGCGGGACTGGTCTTCCGGACGCAGGCGCAGCCCTTGAAATGTCGGAAAATCCTGAATGGAAACCATGCACATTTATGTGTAACGGGCTTACCTGGAATTATGTTGGAGTCCGCTTCAAGGGTAATTCCTCCCTTTCTTCGACTTGGAGCAAAGGCATTTACAAGCTCCCTCTGAGATTCGAATTCGATCAGTTTGAAGATGAGTATCCAGCCATAAAAAATCAGCGTTTTTACGGATTCAAGACCCTGTCCATGTCGAGCGGTTACAATGACGACAGTCTGATCCGGGAAAAAGTTGCCGCAGACATATTCAGAAATCTTGGGGTTCCTTCTCCAAAGGCCGCATTTTACCGGGTCTATGTCGATTGCGGAGACGGCTCTGGATCGAAATACTTCGGTCTTTACACAATGGTTGAAGTCCCTGACAAGCCAATGTTGAATGCTTATTTCGGGAATTCGGAAGGTAATCTTTACAAACCATCAGGTTCTACAGCTACCTTTGGATCAGGAGCTTTGTCAGAAGATGATTTTGACAAGGAAAACAATAAGGATGATGCAGACTACAGCGATGTCAATGCGCTTTACACTGCCGTAAATGACAGTTCAAGCGATGCCTCCACGTGGAAGAGCAATCTCGAAAAGGTCTTTGATGTAGATGGTTTCCTCAAATGGCTTGCCGTCAATACAGTAATCCAGAACTGGGATACCTACGGAGTTATGGCTCATAATTATTATCTCTACAATAATGGCGGCAGACTGGCATGGATTCCCTGGGACAATAACGAGTCCCTGAAAGGATCTGATTCAGGCTTGGCAGGTGTCAATGCGATGGCGGGCGGAATGGGGTCGCGTACCCTTTCCCTGGAGCTTGATGAATCATCACTTGCAAGCTGGCCGCTGATAAGCCGCATCATAGCCCAGCCTGAATATCGCTCATTGTATGATTCCTATGTGGATAAGACGGTTACGGATTATTTCAATACATCGATCATGCAGCCCATATTCCTGAAGGCCCATGATCTGATTTCAGATTATGTGATCGGAGATGAAGGCGAAAAAGCAGGATACACTCTCCTCAGCAATGAGGCCGCTTTCCTGGGCAGCGTGGATTCACTGAACAGTCATGTTGTCAGCCGAACAGAAGCTGTCGGCGCATACCTCGGAAGATAA
- a CDS encoding HlyD family secretion protein — translation MNKTAKGNWPLYSAWLVVLVITIAISFVYHQESTSFSGIAETREIVVNSESPVDIRRINVTEGQTVEKGTLLVELSSPELVLKINHLEHQLDELKAQKGVDKTELQSRIRQLQAEKTAKENEITSQITELENEYNINRKLISDLKSVPVGSDGDVSDDNNPIRLKIRNLKKELSLSVNSLVVQIELLQKTLDYSNAPVEIQVERLEKELVLLKKENSQLNIYAQISGVIGSVNFKPGEKASPFAPILTLHAKTPSFIKGYIYENAYAKIKMGDKVDVASCNESGCRIPGQVVGVGARIVEYPVRLRKHPDFQVWGREVVIKIPENNPFILGEKVSITSQRNKGIALRVKNMFSPDESRAESPDQGLGSQKSEFLRIDKKAIEASGIMYLKDLQKYLVISDDTKDDKPLVCLVDSNGKVSDEMLIEGADEIEDMESIAEADNGILYIASSSSANKKGKIKEKRSRLLSVRRDQSSFSLLREVDLYSGLKNCAERNRGKEWADFILSGITEESAKDFIDIEGMFYKNGSLFLGFKAPLAGGQSVILRIADIDAFMHTGALGDDQVSIWKKIILQCEDGSFQERISDLCYIGDTLYITGTSLENDESSRSGSLWRLDEITGTSTRLMIFNSRAPEGISAGEDSDSIVICFDGGSKEKSEITRIPRP, via the coding sequence GTGAATAAAACAGCAAAAGGAAACTGGCCTCTTTATAGTGCGTGGCTCGTGGTTTTAGTTATAACCATCGCTATTTCCTTTGTTTATCATCAGGAGAGTACAAGCTTTTCAGGAATAGCCGAAACCCGTGAGATCGTTGTTAATTCGGAATCTCCTGTGGATATCAGGCGGATCAATGTCACAGAAGGGCAGACGGTTGAAAAGGGAACTCTTCTTGTTGAACTGAGCAGCCCCGAACTTGTGCTCAAGATCAATCATCTCGAGCACCAGCTTGATGAATTGAAAGCCCAGAAAGGCGTTGACAAGACAGAACTCCAGTCCCGAATCCGCCAGCTCCAGGCTGAAAAGACGGCAAAGGAAAATGAGATCACGAGTCAGATAACAGAGCTTGAGAACGAATATAACATAAACAGGAAGTTGATTTCAGATCTTAAGAGCGTGCCTGTGGGCAGCGATGGTGATGTGAGTGATGACAATAACCCAATAAGGCTGAAAATAAGGAATCTGAAAAAAGAACTCAGCCTGTCCGTGAATTCCCTTGTCGTGCAGATAGAGCTTCTTCAGAAAACCCTGGATTATTCGAATGCTCCGGTCGAAATCCAGGTTGAAAGGCTTGAAAAAGAACTCGTTCTACTGAAGAAAGAAAACAGCCAGCTAAATATTTACGCCCAGATTTCAGGAGTCATTGGCTCTGTCAATTTCAAGCCCGGCGAAAAAGCCTCGCCTTTTGCGCCCATTCTTACCCTGCATGCCAAAACGCCGTCATTCATCAAGGGATATATCTATGAAAATGCCTACGCAAAGATAAAAATGGGCGACAAGGTGGATGTTGCTTCATGCAATGAATCAGGTTGCAGAATCCCGGGGCAGGTTGTGGGTGTTGGCGCGCGCATCGTGGAATATCCTGTCAGGCTCAGGAAGCATCCTGATTTTCAGGTATGGGGCAGGGAGGTCGTAATAAAGATCCCTGAAAACAACCCTTTCATACTCGGTGAAAAAGTTTCGATTACTTCACAGAGAAACAAGGGCATAGCTCTAAGGGTGAAAAATATGTTCTCTCCTGATGAGAGCAGGGCAGAATCCCCGGATCAGGGTTTGGGGTCACAGAAGTCGGAGTTTCTAAGAATTGACAAGAAAGCTATTGAGGCTTCCGGGATTATGTATCTCAAGGATCTTCAGAAATATCTCGTTATTAGCGATGACACCAAGGACGACAAACCTCTTGTGTGCCTTGTGGATTCAAATGGCAAAGTATCAGATGAAATGCTCATCGAAGGGGCTGACGAGATTGAGGACATGGAGTCCATAGCAGAAGCTGATAATGGGATTCTTTATATTGCCTCGTCATCAAGTGCCAATAAAAAGGGCAAGATAAAGGAAAAACGTTCGAGGCTCTTGTCTGTTCGCAGGGATCAGTCAAGCTTTTCCCTTTTGAGGGAAGTGGATCTGTATTCAGGCCTGAAAAACTGTGCCGAGAGAAACAGAGGCAAGGAATGGGCTGATTTTATCCTTAGTGGCATAACAGAAGAGTCCGCCAAAGACTTCATTGATATAGAAGGCATGTTTTACAAAAACGGCTCTTTATTCCTTGGTTTCAAGGCCCCGCTCGCTGGCGGCCAGTCCGTTATCCTTAGAATTGCAGATATAGACGCTTTCATGCATACGGGCGCACTCGGCGACGATCAGGTGTCAATCTGGAAGAAAATTATTCTCCAGTGCGAAGACGGAAGCTTCCAGGAGAGAATATCCGATCTCTGCTATATCGGTGACACCCTTTATATAACCGGAACATCCTTGGAAAATGATGAAAGTAGCCGCTCAGGCAGCCTCTGGAGGCTTGACGAAATAACCGGAACCTCAACCAGATTGATGATTTTTAACAGCCGCGCGCCGGAAGGCATAAGCGCTGGCGAGGATTCTGATTCCATAGTCATATGTTTTGATGGCGGTTCAAAGGAAAAATCTGAAATCACAAGGATTCCAAGACCATGA
- a CDS encoding TolC family protein, whose translation MRKSNILYLVLFFMLALSSPSYSGEEGAGSLSMTAFIRTSEEDHVVKNQKEIADYLDNAEGSTPYLNRVELRTETDEFDIDKQKYGVRFYPKGWGETKYSRMLSETAKASGRTEYEASYHEALKNRYLLVLEYLETVELIGLKEKLALVCEDRIKVLKKRSAGSLSFDISDLVEAEELLTRIRLELVGLENKKNGTLHQISLAADSKAEVNFSSEPLVRIDSVKRSVAEAKDRKDLDNINLKDRKNKVDMALDKYNLEQAKSRDYISFFEVAYDHGNYEDEDKAYSVEIGVKLPFINPDQDEITRKKVVFMKERLAFEEEKRAFSEKIIALSRSIDRLISQYEIIEQNKKYGNAQESLGASLKTGGTDPLNILKIKETLLKSDIHMVQTGYEIRNRFVEFLDVSGKLSEKPFKNYLAEQREAVR comes from the coding sequence ATGAGAAAGAGTAATATTTTATATCTTGTACTGTTTTTTATGCTGGCCCTGTCTTCCCCATCATATTCAGGGGAAGAAGGGGCTGGCTCTCTTTCCATGACAGCGTTCATAAGAACTTCCGAAGAAGATCATGTGGTCAAAAACCAGAAAGAAATCGCAGACTATCTTGATAATGCGGAAGGAAGCACTCCGTATCTGAACAGGGTAGAGCTGAGAACAGAGACCGATGAATTTGACATTGACAAGCAGAAATACGGAGTCCGTTTTTATCCGAAGGGCTGGGGTGAGACAAAATATTCGCGAATGCTTTCAGAGACGGCAAAGGCCTCGGGCAGAACCGAATATGAGGCAAGCTATCATGAAGCCCTGAAAAACAGATATCTGCTGGTTCTGGAATATCTTGAGACCGTCGAACTCATCGGACTGAAGGAGAAGCTGGCCCTTGTATGCGAGGACAGAATCAAGGTCTTGAAAAAAAGAAGCGCAGGCAGCCTGTCATTTGACATAAGCGACCTTGTTGAAGCCGAAGAACTGCTGACCCGGATCAGGCTGGAGCTTGTGGGGCTGGAAAACAAAAAAAACGGAACTCTTCACCAGATAAGTCTTGCAGCTGATTCAAAGGCAGAAGTCAATTTTTCCAGTGAGCCGCTTGTCAGGATAGACAGCGTTAAAAGAAGCGTGGCTGAGGCAAAGGACAGAAAAGACCTGGACAATATCAACCTCAAGGACAGGAAGAACAAGGTCGATATGGCCCTGGACAAATACAATCTTGAACAGGCAAAAAGCAGGGATTATATCAGCTTTTTCGAGGTTGCCTATGACCACGGCAATTACGAGGATGAGGATAAGGCTTATTCCGTGGAAATAGGAGTGAAGCTTCCTTTTATCAATCCTGATCAGGATGAAATCACCAGAAAAAAAGTCGTATTTATGAAAGAGCGCCTTGCTTTTGAAGAGGAAAAAAGGGCTTTTTCGGAGAAAATTATTGCCTTGTCACGTTCAATAGATCGCCTGATCAGCCAGTATGAAATAATAGAGCAGAATAAGAAGTATGGAAACGCCCAGGAATCACTCGGCGCTTCTCTTAAAACGGGCGGCACAGACCCCCTGAATATTCTCAAAATAAAAGAGACCCTTCTTAAAAGCGATATCCATATGGTTCAGACTGGATATGAAATCAGAAACAGGTTCGTCGAGTTTCTTGATGTCTCCGGAAAGCTGTCTGAAAAGCCATTCAAAAATTATCTCGCCGAACAGAGGGAGGCCGTTAGATGA
- a CDS encoding polyphosphate polymerase domain-containing protein → MKRLRQKVIPPLLERYELKYIIPYSLIDPISDFVSAYCSLDLYCLNSPKGFYRINSLYLDSPDWLFLRMQLDEMDNRIVMRVRSYGDSPRVPYFLEIKQKTGDVVRKYRSAVKDINWFRAYTEPGFYPREVTKDSSENISRDLFDRMVFTYNAEPKVLTQYARKAWISNVDDYARITFDVEQRFRPETDYRPVPGANQMVSCDHSLVFGNYPGCDVILEVKCYTSKVPMWIIDMIRRFGLQRTGFSKYQTGALELLGLHRYDPAFRKSIL, encoded by the coding sequence ATGAAACGTTTGCGCCAGAAAGTGATTCCGCCCCTTCTTGAGCGCTATGAACTCAAATATATTATACCTTACAGCCTGATTGACCCGATATCTGATTTTGTGTCGGCTTACTGTTCGCTCGATCTTTATTGCCTTAACTCTCCCAAAGGCTTTTATCGTATCAACAGTCTGTATCTTGATTCTCCAGATTGGCTGTTTCTAAGGATGCAGCTTGATGAAATGGATAATCGGATCGTAATGCGGGTTCGATCCTATGGCGATAGTCCACGCGTTCCTTACTTCTTGGAAATAAAACAGAAGACAGGGGATGTTGTGAGGAAATACAGATCAGCCGTGAAGGATATTAACTGGTTCAGAGCCTATACTGAGCCCGGTTTCTATCCTCGTGAAGTGACTAAGGATAGTTCTGAAAATATCAGCAGAGATCTTTTTGATCGTATGGTTTTTACGTATAACGCAGAGCCCAAAGTTCTTACCCAATATGCAAGAAAGGCATGGATAAGCAATGTGGACGATTATGCCCGAATTACATTTGATGTGGAACAGAGGTTTAGGCCTGAAACAGATTACAGACCGGTTCCGGGTGCTAACCAGATGGTTTCTTGTGACCACTCTCTCGTTTTTGGCAATTATCCCGGATGCGATGTGATTCTGGAGGTTAAGTGCTATACTTCAAAGGTTCCTATGTGGATAATTGACATGATTCGGCGCTTTGGTCTTCAGCGGACAGGCTTTTCAAAATATCAGACAGGCGCTTTGGAGCTTTTGGGGCTTCATCGTTATGATCCGGCTTTTAGAAAGTCGATTTTATAA